Proteins encoded in a region of the Zea mays cultivar B73 chromosome 4, Zm-B73-REFERENCE-NAM-5.0, whole genome shotgun sequence genome:
- the LOC100272523 gene encoding GDT1-like protein 4 isoform X1 yields the protein MAPSLLGGFTKSLAMTVLSEVGDKTFFAAAILAMRHPRKLVLAGCLTALIVMTALSASLGWVAPNLISRKWTHHVTTLLFFVFGIWSLWEGFKEDGDSEELAEVEAELDAVFKSNKGESKTKTKAFSITFFGEWGDKSQIATIGLAADENPFGVVLGGIIAQALCTTAAVLGGKSLASQISEKMVELSSGVLFLLFGIMSLLSGPGEL from the exons ATGGCGCCGTCTCTGCTCGGG GGCTTCACCAAGTCGCTGGCCATGACGGTGCTCTCCGAGGTCGGGGACAAGACCTTCTTCGCCGCCGCG ATATTGGCTATGCGCCATCCCAGGAAACTGGTCCTGGCAGGCTGTTTGACTGCACTAATA GTGATGACAGCTCTATCAGCTTCTCTAGGTTGGGTTGCACCAAATCTG ATTTCACGTAAATGGACTCATCATGTGACCACTCTATTGTTCTTTGTATTTGGTATTTGGTCATTGTGGGAAGGCTTCAAGGAAGATGG AGATTCAGAAGAATTGGCTGAAGTTGAAGCAGAGCTG GATGCTGTCTTTAAGAGTAATAAAGGCGAATCTAAAACTAAAACTAAG GCATTTTCTATTACATTCTTTGGTGAGTGGGGTGACAAGAGCCAG ATTGCTACTATTGGCTTGGCTGCTGATGAAAACCCATTTGGTGTTGTCCTGGGCGGAATCAT AGCGCAAGCACTCTGCACTACTGCTGCTGTTCTTGGTGGAAAGAGCCTAGCTTCCCAGATATccgagaagatg GTCGAACTGTCAAGCGGAGTTCTCTTCCTGCTGTTTGGTATCATGTCATTGCTCTCTGGACCAGGAGAATTGTAA
- the LOC103655381 gene encoding probable dual-specificity RNA methyltransferase RlmN yields the protein MWLCAEPPLRRGEETTAPAATAAAAARGGGGGGGLQPITLTSVWISCCQELKIGQRMMTISTVGVPNTIKMLASHKLQSTLAVSLHAPNQKLRETIVPSTKSYPLGALMDDCKSYFLETGCRVSFEYTLLAGINDEKEHAVELAELLRMCGGGYHVNLIPYNPIEGSEYKRPYRKVVQAFVDALEARKITVSVRRTRGLDANAACGQLRNEFQKNPLLEIELSPSTERTLITA from the exons ATGTGGTTGTGCGCGGAGCCTCcactccgccgcggggaggaaaCGACCGCCCCGGCGGCGACTGCCGCGGCCGCGGCGCGGGGAGGAGGCGGCGGTGGTGGCCTCCAAC CTATAACTTTAACAAGTGTGTGGATTTCATGCTGTCAGGAACTAAAAATTGGGCAAAGGATGATGACAATATCTACGGTTGGTGTTCCAAATACAATAAAAATGCTAGCATCTCACAAGCTTCAGTCAACGCTGGCAGTCAG TCTGCATGCCCCAAATCAGAAGCTGCGGGAGACGATTGTTCCTAGCACCAAGTCTTACCCCTTGGGAGCACTAATGGATGATTGCAAGAGTTACTTCCTTGAAACTGGGTGCAGGGTATCCTTCGAGTACACTCTGCTAG CTGGGATTAACGATGAAAAGGAGCATGCCGTAGAGCTAGCAGAACTACTTCGTATGTGTGGAGGTGGTTACCATGTGAACCTGATTCCCTATAACCCAATTGAAGGCTCCGAGTACAAGAGACCTTACAGAAAAGTG GTCCAAGCCTTTGTTGATGCTTTAGAAGCACGTAAGATAACAGTCAGCGTTCGACGGACCCGTGGGCTTGATGCTAACGCAGCCTGTGGGCAGCTGAGGAATGAGTTTCAGAAGAATCCACTACTTGAGATTGAACTGTCACCCTCCACAGAGCGGACCCTCATAACTGCTTAA
- the LOC100272523 gene encoding GDT1-like protein 4 — translation MAPSLLGGFTKSLAMTVLSEVGDKTFFAAAILAMRHPRKLVLAGCLTALIVMTALSASLGWVAPNLISRKWTHHVTTLLFFVFGIWSLWEGFKEDGDSEELAEVEAELDAVFKSNKGESKTKTKANDDTKKQQRPFLMQFFSPIFIKAFSITFFGEWGDKSQIATIGLAADENPFGVVLGGIIAQALCTTAAVLGGKSLASQISEKMVELSSGVLFLLFGIMSLLSGPGEL, via the exons ATGGCGCCGTCTCTGCTCGGG GGCTTCACCAAGTCGCTGGCCATGACGGTGCTCTCCGAGGTCGGGGACAAGACCTTCTTCGCCGCCGCG ATATTGGCTATGCGCCATCCCAGGAAACTGGTCCTGGCAGGCTGTTTGACTGCACTAATA GTGATGACAGCTCTATCAGCTTCTCTAGGTTGGGTTGCACCAAATCTG ATTTCACGTAAATGGACTCATCATGTGACCACTCTATTGTTCTTTGTATTTGGTATTTGGTCATTGTGGGAAGGCTTCAAGGAAGATGG AGATTCAGAAGAATTGGCTGAAGTTGAAGCAGAGCTG GATGCTGTCTTTAAGAGTAATAAAGGCGAATCTAAAACTAAAACTAAG GCAAACGATGATACGAAGAAACAGCAAAGACCATTTCTCATGCAATTCTTCTCACCAATTTTCATAAAG GCATTTTCTATTACATTCTTTGGTGAGTGGGGTGACAAGAGCCAG ATTGCTACTATTGGCTTGGCTGCTGATGAAAACCCATTTGGTGTTGTCCTGGGCGGAATCAT AGCGCAAGCACTCTGCACTACTGCTGCTGTTCTTGGTGGAAAGAGCCTAGCTTCCCAGATATccgagaagatg GTCGAACTGTCAAGCGGAGTTCTCTTCCTGCTGTTTGGTATCATGTCATTGCTCTCTGGACCAGGAGAATTGTAA